One genomic region from Balneola sp. encodes:
- a CDS encoding bifunctional methylenetetrahydrofolate dehydrogenase/methenyltetrahydrofolate cyclohydrolase FolD, translating to MSAEIIDGKQVAELVRNRVREDVEDWKAKGNRAPFLQVILVGDDPASKVYTGAKTRACEDVGIETYTEILQDTISAKELKSVIEGYNTDDSVDGILVQLPLPSHLSSHDVIECINHRKDVDGFHPMNVGRLTVDQPCFRSCTPAGIMELFKHYSIPVKAKHAVVVGASNIVGSPMAIMLSRENSSGKATTTICHKYTKDLTQHTISADIVIAAAGQPHLIKAEMIKEGAVVIDVGINRIADETSEKGYKLVGDVDFESVKKKASWITPVPGGVGPMTVAMLMKNTLLAAKKSIYPD from the coding sequence ATGAGTGCAGAAATCATTGATGGCAAACAGGTAGCAGAATTAGTCAGAAATCGCGTTCGTGAGGATGTAGAGGACTGGAAGGCGAAAGGTAATCGTGCTCCGTTTCTGCAGGTTATTTTGGTTGGGGATGATCCCGCTTCAAAAGTATATACCGGCGCTAAAACTCGTGCTTGCGAAGATGTGGGAATTGAAACTTATACCGAGATTTTACAAGATACGATCTCTGCCAAAGAACTTAAGTCGGTTATTGAAGGATATAATACCGATGATTCAGTAGATGGAATTCTGGTACAACTTCCACTGCCATCCCATTTGTCATCTCATGATGTAATCGAATGCATTAACCATCGCAAAGATGTGGATGGATTTCACCCGATGAATGTGGGCCGCTTAACAGTTGATCAGCCTTGCTTCCGTAGCTGTACGCCAGCCGGCATCATGGAGCTGTTCAAACATTACAGCATTCCCGTTAAAGCGAAACATGCCGTAGTGGTAGGAGCCAGTAATATCGTGGGATCTCCAATGGCGATTATGCTTTCAAGAGAAAATTCTTCTGGAAAAGCCACCACAACGATTTGTCACAAATACACCAAAGATCTTACCCAGCATACCATTTCTGCTGATATTGTTATTGCTGCGGCTGGTCAACCTCACCTTATAAAAGCAGAAATGATTAAAGAGGGTGCTGTCGTGATTGATGTGGGAATCAATAGAATAGCCGATGAAACTTCCGAAAAAGGGTACAAGCTCGTAGGAGATGTCGATTTCGAATCCGTCAAGAAAAAAGCCAGCTGGATTACCCCCGTTCCCGGAGGCGTTGGTCCGATGACTGTTGCAATGCTGATGAAGAATACCTTATTGGCAGCTAAGAAGAGCATTTATCCCGATTAG
- a CDS encoding IMP dehydrogenase, which translates to MYKMNDSSPFERITRQGLTYDDVLLVPNFSKVLPRDVDTTVQLTPTLKLNIPIISAAMDTVSEYRLAIALAREGGIAMLHKNMSIEDQAEHVRLVKRSESGMIVDPVTLKEDATVREARALMKKQKIGGIPIVDDAGILVGIVTNRDLRFESELGKKLGDIMTYEELYTAKEGTNLKQAEQILQHYKVEKLPIVDENNKLVGLITFKDIEKKKNFPNACKDEMGRLRVGAAVGVTADTMDRVEALVAASVDAITVDTAHGHSKGVLDTIKKIKQKYPDLNVIGGNIATRSAAEALAEAGADVVKVGVGPGSICTTRVVTGVGVPQLSAVMEVAEFTQKNGIGLIADGGIKQTGDIPKAIAGGADAVMMGSMFAGVDESPGETIIYESRKYKSYRGMGSISAMNKGSKDRYFQDVEDDISKLVPEGIEGRVPFKGYLGEVVHQMAGGLRAAMGYAGAANIDDMKKAEFVQISAASYKESHPHSVQITKEAPNYSVS; encoded by the coding sequence ATGTATAAAATGAACGACTCATCTCCCTTTGAACGTATTACGCGCCAGGGACTTACGTACGATGATGTACTTTTAGTCCCAAATTTCTCGAAAGTATTGCCACGCGATGTTGACACCACGGTTCAACTTACGCCCACACTCAAGCTCAACATCCCAATTATAAGTGCAGCTATGGATACCGTTTCTGAGTATCGCCTGGCTATTGCATTGGCTCGTGAAGGAGGTATTGCAATGCTTCACAAAAATATGAGCATTGAAGATCAGGCTGAGCATGTTCGTTTGGTGAAAAGGAGTGAGAGCGGGATGATTGTAGATCCTGTAACGCTAAAGGAAGATGCTACTGTTCGGGAAGCACGAGCTTTGATGAAGAAACAGAAGATTGGAGGAATCCCAATTGTTGATGATGCAGGAATTTTAGTGGGTATTGTAACCAATAGGGATTTACGGTTTGAGTCTGAGTTGGGCAAAAAGCTTGGCGATATCATGACCTATGAAGAATTATATACCGCTAAGGAAGGAACCAACCTAAAGCAAGCAGAACAAATCCTCCAGCATTATAAAGTAGAAAAACTCCCTATAGTTGACGAAAACAATAAGCTGGTTGGGTTAATCACCTTTAAAGATATTGAGAAGAAAAAGAATTTCCCGAATGCTTGTAAGGATGAAATGGGAAGATTGCGGGTTGGCGCCGCTGTTGGTGTAACTGCAGATACTATGGATAGGGTTGAAGCCCTGGTTGCAGCAAGTGTAGATGCCATCACCGTTGATACAGCACACGGCCATTCGAAAGGAGTGCTTGATACCATCAAAAAAATTAAACAAAAGTACCCTGACCTGAACGTAATTGGTGGAAACATTGCAACCCGTTCTGCAGCTGAAGCATTGGCAGAAGCCGGAGCAGATGTAGTTAAAGTTGGGGTTGGTCCTGGATCAATTTGTACAACACGCGTTGTTACCGGAGTTGGCGTTCCTCAGTTGAGTGCCGTAATGGAAGTAGCTGAATTCACCCAGAAAAATGGAATTGGATTGATAGCTGATGGCGGTATTAAGCAAACTGGTGACATTCCTAAAGCCATTGCCGGTGGAGCTGATGCTGTGATGATGGGCTCCATGTTTGCTGGGGTAGATGAAAGTCCGGGAGAGACAATTATTTATGAATCACGGAAATACAAGTCTTACCGTGGAATGGGAAGCATCAGTGCGATGAATAAAGGTTCCAAAGACCGCTATTTCCAGGATGTAGAAGATGACATCAGTAAATTGGTTCCAGAAGGAATTGAAGGTAGAGTGCCTTTTAAAGGTTACTTAGGTGAAGTTGTACATCAAATGGCCGGTGGACTTAGAGCTGCGATGGGTTATGCAGGTGCTGCAAATATTGACGATATGAAAAAAGCAGAGTTTGTTCAGATTTCGGCTGCATCCTACAAGGAAAGTCACCCACACTCTGTACAGATTACGAAAGAAGCGCCGAATTACTCAGTATCTTAA